One segment of Panicum virgatum strain AP13 chromosome 1K, P.virgatum_v5, whole genome shotgun sequence DNA contains the following:
- the LOC120697199 gene encoding reticulon-like protein B2 isoform X2, with the protein MVRFHAKNPGELSRQRKRRVLAETPLAFASLLTCSCQEKHPPTGPIPKLRNEETEERGDQRKRPAHQGQKGGTSLLLPPARPHRSCLPIERSGFLLGCSVMTGPAEEAPAAASPPAPASPPDSITEEAPAARSRGFWLLGEDKSVHRALGGGKTADVLLWKDKKTSAAVVGGATILWVLFEVVEYHLLTLVSHVLIVALTILFLWANATVFINKSPPNVPEVQISEELAVNIALRLRADINKALGLLREIAMGHDLMKFLGVIVALWILSEVGELCDLLRLMYIGNGSLSSENSVLVIL; encoded by the exons ATGGTTCGATTTCATGCCAAGAATCCAGGAGAGCTCTCCCGTCAAAGAAAGAGACGTGTCCTCGCAGAAACCCCGCTCGCCTTCGCTTCCCTTCTTACCTGTTCCTGTCAGGAAAAACATCCACCCACCGGTCCAATTCCAAAGCTTCGCAACGAAGAaacggaggagagaggagaccAAAGAAAAAGGCCAGCACACCAAGGCCAGAAGGGGGGAACTTCTCTGCTCCTCCCGCCCGCCCGGCCCCATCGATCCTGCCTGCCGATCGAGAGGTCTGGTTTCTTGCTCGGTTGCTCCGTCATGACTGGACCTGCGGAGgaggcgcccgccgccgcttcgccgccggcgccggcctcgccgccggacaGCATCacggaggaggcgccggcggcgaggtcccggGGGTTCTGGCTCCTCGGGGAGGACAAGTCCGTGCACAGGGCCCTTGGTGGGGGTAAAA CTGCTGATGTACTGTTGTGGAAAGACAAGAAGACCTCTGCTGCAGTAGTCGGTGGTGCAACTATCCTTTGGGTTCTGTTCGAAGTTGTCGAATACCATCTCCTGACTCTGGTATCTCATGTGCTGATTGTTGCACTGACGATCTTGTTCCTCTGGGCTAATGCAACTGTCTTCATCAATAA GAGTCCTCCTAATGTTCCTGAAGTGCAGATATCTGAAGAGCTTGCTGTGAACATTGCCCTTAGGCTGCGTGCAGACATCAACAAAGCGCTTGGCTTGCTTCGGGAGATTGCTATGGGCCATGACCTGATGAAGTTCCTAGGA GTGATCGTTGCACTCTGGATTCTCTCGGAAGTTGGAGAGCTCTGTGATCTCCTGAGACTGATGTACATTGGTAATGGGTCTTTAAGCTCTGAAAACTCTGTTCTAGTAATTCTCTGA
- the LOC120697199 gene encoding reticulon-like protein B2 isoform X1, which translates to MVRFHAKNPGELSRQRKRRVLAETPLAFASLLTCSCQEKHPPTGPIPKLRNEETEERGDQRKRPAHQGQKGGTSLLLPPARPHRSCLPIERSGFLLGCSVMTGPAEEAPAAASPPAPASPPDSITEEAPAARSRGFWLLGEDKSVHRALGGGKTADVLLWKDKKTSAAVVGGATILWVLFEVVEYHLLTLVSHVLIVALTILFLWANATVFINKSPPNVPEVQISEELAVNIALRLRADINKALGLLREIAMGHDLMKFLGVIVALWILSEVGELCDLLRLMYIVVLILHTVPILYHKYQDQVDDFAAKAHAELCKQYKVLDAKVLSKIPRAPLKDKKQN; encoded by the exons ATGGTTCGATTTCATGCCAAGAATCCAGGAGAGCTCTCCCGTCAAAGAAAGAGACGTGTCCTCGCAGAAACCCCGCTCGCCTTCGCTTCCCTTCTTACCTGTTCCTGTCAGGAAAAACATCCACCCACCGGTCCAATTCCAAAGCTTCGCAACGAAGAaacggaggagagaggagaccAAAGAAAAAGGCCAGCACACCAAGGCCAGAAGGGGGGAACTTCTCTGCTCCTCCCGCCCGCCCGGCCCCATCGATCCTGCCTGCCGATCGAGAGGTCTGGTTTCTTGCTCGGTTGCTCCGTCATGACTGGACCTGCGGAGgaggcgcccgccgccgcttcgccgccggcgccggcctcgccgccggacaGCATCacggaggaggcgccggcggcgaggtcccggGGGTTCTGGCTCCTCGGGGAGGACAAGTCCGTGCACAGGGCCCTTGGTGGGGGTAAAA CTGCTGATGTACTGTTGTGGAAAGACAAGAAGACCTCTGCTGCAGTAGTCGGTGGTGCAACTATCCTTTGGGTTCTGTTCGAAGTTGTCGAATACCATCTCCTGACTCTGGTATCTCATGTGCTGATTGTTGCACTGACGATCTTGTTCCTCTGGGCTAATGCAACTGTCTTCATCAATAA GAGTCCTCCTAATGTTCCTGAAGTGCAGATATCTGAAGAGCTTGCTGTGAACATTGCCCTTAGGCTGCGTGCAGACATCAACAAAGCGCTTGGCTTGCTTCGGGAGATTGCTATGGGCCATGACCTGATGAAGTTCCTAGGA GTGATCGTTGCACTCTGGATTCTCTCGGAAGTTGGAGAGCTCTGTGATCTCCTGAGACTGATGTACATTG TGGTCCTGATTCTCCACACGGTGCCGATACTGTACCACAAGTACCAGGACCAGGTGGACGATTTCGCTGCGAAGGCACACGCGGAGCTCTGCAAGCAGTACAAGGTCCTGGACGCCAAGGTCCTGAGCAAGATTCCCAGGGCTCCACTGAAAGACAAGAAGCAAAACTAG